TGCGCGGCCTGCTCGTGCGTGAGGCCGAACTCCTTCACGAGCCGCGCGAGGCCCTGGGCCTCTTCGAGCGGGTTCAGGTCCTCGCGCTGGATGTTCTCGATGAGCGCCATCGCCGCGGCGGATTCGTCGGGCACGTCGCGCACCAGCACCGGCACCTCGGCCAGCCCCGCGATGCGCGCGGCCCGGAAGCGCCGCTCGCCCGCGATGATTTCGTAGCGGCCGGCGTTCTCGCCCTGCGCCAGCCGGCGCACGAGGATCGGCTGCATGATGCCCTGCGCCTTGATGCTCTCGGCCAGCTCGTAGAGCGCGCCCTCGTCCATGCGGGTACGCGGCTGGTAGATGCCGGGCACCATGTCGTCGAGCGCCAGCGCGGCGGGCGTGCCGGCGGCCGAAGCCCCCGCTGCGCCGTCCTGCGCACCGGACGGTTCCGCGACCTTGGGGCCGAGCAGCGCTTCGAGGCCGCGCCCGAGGCCCTTGGGTTTCTTGGTTGCCATGCGATGTGATCCGAAATGAAAGTGTGAAAAGTCAGCGGGTCGCGCCGGCTGCCGCGGCACCGCGGTGACGGGCCCAGCGCAGCAGCAGTGCCCGCTGCCCCCAGAAGAGCACGGCCAGGGCACCCAGCACCCAGGCCCAGTTCGACGGCTCGAAGCCGGGCTGGTCATGGCGCACGGGCAGGCCCGTGGCTTCGACCAGCAGCGCGGACTCCAACACCGCCAGGACTGCCGCGGCGACGGACAGCGCGACAGCCCGGCCCGGCGCCACAGCCGGCACGGTGCACGCCACGGCGCGGCGATGGCGCGCCAGCCGCACGCAGATGCCGAAGCCCACCAGGGCGAGCAGCGCCGCCAGGGCCACCTTGCCCAGCGCCAGCGCGGCCGAGGCGGAGAAAAGCGCGCCGCCACCGGCAACGACCTGCACGCCCTCGGCCAGCACCGAGCCGATGCGCGCACGCCGGCCTTCGTTGCCGGATGTTCGGGCGGGCAGGGATCCGCCAGAGCGCCGCCAACGCATCAACGCGGCTCCATCCACGGAGCCAGCAGCGCATGCCCCTCGGCCCAGTCGCCCAGCCCGGAGGCGGCATTCAGGTGGCCGCGCGCGCCCGCATCCACGAACCCCGCGCCCCAGGCGGACGCCAGGTCCCGCGCGCGCTCCAGGGTGCAGTACGGATCGTCCTGGCTGCCCACCAGCGTGGCCGGGAACGGCAGCGGCTGGCGCGCGATGGGCGACCAGCCGGGCAGCATCCCGGCGATGTCGGGCCGGTCCACGTCGCCGGGCGCCACCAGCAGCGCGCCCCGCACCTTGGCCGCGTGCCGCGTGTGCGCCGCCCACCAGGCCGTGAGGATGCAGCCCAGGCTGTGGGCCACCAGCAGCACGGGGCCGTCGGCGTCGCCCACCACGTCTTCGAGGCGGGCCGACCAGTCGCCGCGCAGCGGGTGCATCCAGTCGTGCTGCTCCACGCGCCGGTAGCCGTACAGGCGCTCCCAGCGGCTTTGCCAGTGGTCGGGGCCGGAGTTCTGCCAGCCCGGCAGGACGAGGATGTTGCTGGTATTCATGCTACTTTATTGATAGCAAACTATTGAATGGATCCGGCGGCATGGAGCATATTTCATGCCCAACCTTGCCGTGGAGGGCCCCCGGGGCACCCCCGGCGGCGCCGGGCCGGCTCACATGCGCTTGACGCGCTTGACCATCTCCCGCGCGAAATCCACGAAGGCCTGGCTGCCCTTGGCGCCGGGGTCGAACACGACGCCCGGCAACCCGTAGCTCGGTGCCTCCGCCAGGCGCACGTTGCGGGGGATCACGGTGTTGAACACCTTGTCGCCGAAGTGGTCCTTGAGCTGCTCGCTGACCTGGTTCTGCAGCGTGATGCGCGGGTCGAACATGACGCGCAGCAGGCCGATGATCTGCAGGTCCTTGTTGAGGTTGGCGTGCACCTGCTTGATGGTGTTGACGAGGTCGGTGAGGCCTTCGAGCGCGAAGTACTCGCACTGCATCGGCACGATCACGCCGTGCGCGCTGCACAGCCCGTTCAGGGTCAGCATCGACAGGCTGGGCGGGCAATCGATGAGGATGAAATCGAAGTCCTTGTCCACCGCCGCCAGCGCGCCCTTGAGGCGCCGCTCGCGCTGCTCCAGCGCGACCAGTTCCACCTCGGCGCCGGCCAGCTCACGGTTGGCGCCCAGCACGCGGTAGCCGCACGCTTCCGACAGCACGGCCGCCTCCTGCACCGACGCGGACTCCAGCAGCACGTCGTATACCGTGAGTTCGAGCGAGCGCTTGTCCACCCCCGAGCCCATGGTGGCATTGCCCTGGGGATCGAGGTCCACCAGCAGCACGCGCTGGCCCACCTTCGCAAGCCCCGCGGCGAGGTTGACGGAGGTGGTCGTCTTGCCGACGCCGCCCTTCTGGTTGGCAATGCAGAAAATCTTGGCCATGGGGAGAGAAGAAAGAGAGAAGCGGGAAAGACGGTGGTGGCAGCTCGCGTGCCGCGTTACCGGGACACGGCCAGCTTGATGCCGAACCCGATCAGGAAGACGCCCGAGAGCTTTTCCAGCGCCCGGGCCACGGCCGGCCGGGCGCGCATGCGCTCGGCCATACGGTGCGTGAGCAGCACCACGGCCAGCCCGTAGAGGAAGGTGAGCGCCGCGATGGTGGCGGCCATCACGCCGAAGGTCAGCAGCCCGCGGTGCCGGGCCGGATCGACGAAGAGCGGAAAGAAGGCCATGTAGAAGACGATGGCCTTGGGGTTGAGCACGGTGATGAACGCGGCCTGGCGGAAGTAGTGGCGTGGCTGGATGGTCAGCACCGGCGCCGAGCCGGGCCGCGCCAGCAGCATCTTCGCGCCCATCCACGCCAGGTAGGCGGCGCCGAGCCACTGCACGGCATGGAAGACCGCCGGCATCGCCGCCAGCAGGGCCGCCACGCCGGCGACGGCCATCCACAGCAGCACCTGGTCGCCGGCGATCACGCCCAGCGTGGCTGCCAGCCCGGCGCGCACGCCGCCCTTGCCTGTGGAGGTGACGAGCGCCAGATTGCCCGGACCGGGAATGGCCAGGAACAACACGATGGCGGCGACGAAGGCGCCGTAGTCCGCTATGCCAAACATGAGCACCCCCCGGAAAATGGAAGCGGGAGTTTAAGCCAGCGGTTCGCTACGCGGCCGCATCCAGACGATGCAGCGCTCCGCGTCCAGCCCCGGCACGGCCAGAGGTTCCACGTGGAACACATCCACCCCGGGCGGCAGCGCGGCGATCTCGTCGGCAGGGTGCCTGCCTTTCATGGCCAGCCACGTACCCCCCTCGGCCAGGGCCGATTGCGACCACGCGACGAAGTCCGGCAGCGATGCGAAGGCCCGGCAGCTCACCACGTCGAACGGGCCGGCCAGGCTCTCCACGCGCGCATGGATGCCATGCAGGTTGCGCAGCCGCAGCGATGCCGCCGATTGCTGGATGAACGCCGCCTTCTTGGCCACGGTGTCCACGCAGCTCACGTCGAGGTCGGGGCAGCAGATGGCGAAGACCACGCCCGGCAGCCCTCCGCCAGAGCCCACGTCGAGCAGGCGGCGCACTGCGCCCGTGTGCGCGGCGCCCTGCTCCGCCAGATGCCGGCGCAACGGCGCGACGGCGGCCAAGCTGTCGAGCAGATGGTGCGTGAGCATCTCCTGCGGATCGCGCACGGCCGTGAGGTTGTAGACCTTGTTCCATTTCTGCAGCAGCGCGAGGAATTCGAGCAACTGCGCATGCTGCGCGTCGGAGAGCTGCAGGCCCAGGGCTGCGGCACCGTGGCGCAACGGGGCCGCCAGAGGCCCGGCATCCGGCAGGCCCGCGGTCACGCCGCGGCCTCCGCGGCCGGCTGGGCCGCGAAGCCGCGGAAGCCGCCTTTCTTCAGATGCACCAGCAGAAGCGATACGGCAGCCGGCGTCACTCCCGAGATGCGCGAGGCCTGCCCCAGCGTCTCGGGGCGGTGCTTCTGCAGTTTCTGGCGCACTTCGATGGAGAGCGCGGCCACCTGCATGTAGTCCAGCTCGCGCGGCAGTTGCAGCGTCTCGTAGTGCGAGGCCCGCTGCACTTCGTCCTTCTGGCGGTCGATGTAGCCGGCGTATTTGGCCGCGATCTCCACCTGCTCGATCACGGGGGCGCTCAACTCACCCAGTGTTTCACGTGAAACATCCGTGCAGGCGTACTTGCCCCCATCCATGCCCATGAGGGCGCCATAGGTGACATCGGGGCGGCGGAGCAGATCGAAGAGGTTGTATTCGTGTTCGATGGCCTTGCCCAGCACGCGGGCGGATTCCTCGGCCGGCAGGATGCGCGGGTTCACCCAGGTGGCCTTGAGGCGCTCGGTTTCGCGCGCCACGGCATCGCGCTTGCGGCTGAACGTGTCCCAGCGCGCATCGTCCACCAGGCCCATACGGCGGCCGGCCTCCGTCAGGCGCATGTCGGCGTTGTCTTCGCGCAATTGCAGCCGGAACTCCGCACGGCTCGTGAACATGCGGTAGGGCTCGGTCACGCCCTTGGTGATGAGGTCGTCCACCAGCACGCCCAGGTAGGCCTCGCCGCGGCCCGGCAGCCACGGCGCTTCGCCGCGGCACTGCACGGCGGCATTGATGCCCGCGAACAGGCCCTGTGCCGCAGCCTCCTCGTAACCCGTGGTGCCGTTGATCTGGCCCGCGAAGAAAAGGCCCCGGATCTGCCGTGTCTCGAAGCTGCTCTTGAGCGAGCGCGGGTCGAAATAGTCGTACTCGATGGCGTAGCCGGGCCGCAGGATGTGCGCGTTCTCCAGGCCGCGCATGGAGCGCACGAGGTCGTACTGCACATCGAACGGCAGGCTCGTGGAGATGCCGTTGGGGTAGAACTCGTGTGTGGTCAGGCCCTCGGGCTCCAGGAAGATCTGGTGGCTGTCCTTGTCGGCGAAGCGGTTGATCTTGTCTTCCACGCTGGGGCAGTAGCGCGGCCCCACGCCTTCGATCTTGCCGGTGAACATGGGGCTGCGGTCGAAGCCCGAGCGGATGATCTCGTGCGTGCGCTCATTGGTGTGCGTGATCCAGCACGGCATCTGGCGCGGGTGCATGGACGCACGGCCCATGAAACTGAACACCGGCACGGCGCCCTCGTTCACGCCGCCCGGCATGCCGTCGCCGGGCTGCTCTTCACACTGGCTGAAGTCGATGCTGCGGCCGTCGATGCGCGGCGGCGTGCCGGTCTTGAGCCGCCCCTGCGGCAATTGCAACTCCTTCAGGCGGGCCGACAGGCTCACGGCCGGCGGATCGCCCGCGCGGCCGGCCGCGTAGTTGTTCAGGCCCACGTGGATCTTGCCGTCCAGGAAGGTGCCCGCCGTCAGCACCACCGTGCGCGACCGGAAGCGGATGCCCACCTGCGTGACCGCGCCCACCACCCGGTCGCCCTCCACCATCAGATCGTCCACGGCCTGCTGGAAAAGCCACAGATTGGGCTGGTTCTCCAGCATGCGGCGGATGGCCGCCTTGTAGAGCACCCGGTCGGCCTGCGCGCGCGTGGCGCGCACGGCCGGCCCCTTGGAGCTGTTGAGGATGCGGAACTGGATGCCGCCCTCGTCGGTCGCCAGCGCCATCGCGCCGCCCAGCGCGTCCACCTCCTTCACGAGGTGGCCCTTGCCGATGCCGCCGATGCTGGGGTTGCAGCTCATCTGCCCCAGCGTCTCGATGTTGTGGGTGAGCAGCAGGGTCTTGCTGCCCATGCGGGCGGCGGCCAAGGCGGCTTCGGTGCCGGCATGGCCTCCACCGACAACGATCACATCAAATTCCTGGGGGTACAGCATGCAGTGGCTCCGGGGCCTCGGGAAGAGGGAGCGGCCCGATAGGGACAGGGCGCAGGCCGGGCCGCCGGCGGGCGCCTTGCCCGCGCCATCCGAAGGAGGCGCAGGCGGGAGGTTGGGGAAAGCCCGCGATTTTCCCACTTCGGCCCCGGGCGCGCCACTGCCGTGGCCGATTGCCCTGCCTGCAGGGTGTTTTGGCCCGCGTTGTTTCACGTGGAAGACGGCTTGCAGGAATCCTGCCTGCGGGGTGTGCTGCAATCGCGCCATGCCAAAACTCCTCGTTTTCGCGGGCAGCGCCCGCCAGCAATCCTTCAACCGCCGCCTGGCGCGCGCCACCGCCGACATCGCCCGCGAGGCCGGTGCGCAGGTCACGCTGCTGGAGCTGTCGGATTTCGACATCCCCTTCTACAACGCCGATCTGGAATCGCAGGGCACGCCGCCCGACGTGGTGCGCCTGAAGGAGATCCTGCACGCGCACCCGGCCTGGATCGTGTGCTCGCCCGAATACAACGGCAGCTACACCGCCCTGCTCAAGAACACCTTCGACTGGGCCTCCAGCCCGGTGGCCGGCCACCCCGTGTGGGGCGACGGCACCCTGCCCTTCCGCGGCAAGGTGGTGGGCATGCTGAGCGCCTCTCCGGGCGGGCTGGGCGGTCTGCGCTCGCAGGGCCACCTGGCGCCCCTGCTCGTCAATCTGGAGTGCTGGCTGGCCCCCAAGGCGTTCGCGCTGGGCCATGCGGGCAATGCCTTCGATGCGCAGGGCGCGCTCGTGGAGCCGGCCCACCGCGACCGCGTGCGCGCGGTGGTGGACCAGGTGCTCTGGGCCGGCCAGCGCCTGGCCGGCTGAGGGCCGCGGCGGCATGGGCCAGGAGTGCCGGGCAGGCTGCGGAGCCTGCTGCATCGCCCCCTCGATCAGCAGCCCCATCCCGGGCATGCCCGATGGCAAGCCGGCGGGTGTGCCGTGCGTGCAGCTCGATGCAGCGCTGCGCTGCAAGGTTTTCGGCCAACCCGGCCGGCCGGCCGTTTGCGCATCGCTGCAGCCCGGCACGGCGATGTGCGGGGACACACGGGAGCACGCCATCGCATGGCTCGGCCGGCTCGAAGCCCTCACCGCGCCCGCCCGGGGATCGGACCGCCCACTGCCCCGCGCCGGCCCGTAAACTGGGCGCTCCGCCACCGTCCAGAAAGCCGCCATGCCACGCGAAGCCGAGTTTCAAGCCATTGCCCGGGAACTGGGCTACGACTTCAACGGAGAGATCAAGATCGGCGGCAATTACACGCCCACCGTGCGCCACGGCAGCGATGTCTATGTGAGCGGGCAGATCCCCCGCGTGGGCAACGAGGTGGTGGTCACGGGCCGTGCCGGCGGCGATGTTCCGCTGGCCGAGGCACAGCGCGCCGCCCGCATCTGCGCCATGCGCGCGCTCGCGCTGCTGCGGCAGACGCTGGGCTCGCTGGACCACGTCACGCGCCTGCTGCGCATCACCGTCTATGTACGCTCGGCCGAGGGCTTCACGCAGCAGAGCGAGGTGGCGGATGCCGCCTCCGACCTGCTGGTGCGCGTGCTGCAGGAAGCCGGCGCGCACACGCGCACGTCGGTCGGCGTGCTGGAGCTTCCCAAGGGCGCCACCGTCGAGATCGACCTGATCGCCAGCGCCTTGTAGGCCGGCGTCGGCAACCCGGCCGTGCGGCAGCGCGAAAGCATGGTTCGCTATAGGATGCCGGGCTTGTCCACTGCCTTCAGAACCTGACCATGAAGCTTTACTACAGTCCCGGTGCCTGCTCGCTTTCTCCCCACATCGCCCTGCACGAAGCCGGCCTGGCCTTCACCCCCGTGCTCGCCAGCACCAAGAGCCACAAGCTCCAGGACGGCACGGACTTCTACACGATCAACCCGCTGGGCTACGTCCCCCTGCTCGAACTCGACGACGGCACCCGCCTGCGCGAAGGCCCGGCCATCGTGCAGTACATCGCCGACCAGGCCCCCCTCAAGAACCTGGCCCCGGCCAACGGCACCCTGGCGCGCTACCGCCTGCAGGAGTGGCTGAACTTCATCAGCACCGAACTGCACAAGGGTTTCAGCCCCCTGTTCAACCCCGCCACGCCCGATGACTACAAGACCATGGCCCGCGAGAGGCTGTTGTCCCGCCTGCAATGGGTGGACGAGCAGTTCGCCGGCCGGGACTGGCTGCTGGGCGAGCATTTCAGCGTGGCCGACGGCTACCTGTTCACCGTGTGCGGCTGGGGCAAGCACGTGGGCGTGGACACTGCCCACCTGAAGAACCTGGGCGCCTATCTGGAGCGCGTCGGTGCCCGCCCTGCCGTGCAGAGCGCGCTCAAGGCCGAAGGCCTGCTGAAGTAACGGCTCCGGGAGTGCGGAGCGCGGTGCGCTTCGCCTCTCACCTTGGCGGCGGGATGTTCCACGTGAAACGTTCCGCTGCTTCGGTTCCATGCGGTAGCTCTCGTCGGGTTGCGCCAGGCACGCGCTCCCGGCTCGACGGCCCGGCTGCCTAGCACAGCCCACCGCGGCAGGCTGACGCCTCTGCAGGCATTCCCCCGACGTCTCGGGTCTTGCGATGGCGCACTGCAACATCCGCCGATCCGGTTTAATTTCGATGCCGTGGCGCCCTGCAGGGTGCCTCCTGCCGCAGCGGCACCTCCCGCCCGGCAGCCAACGAACCGCAAGGAAACCTCTGCCCATGACCACTCTGTTCGATCCCGTCCAGGCCGGCGACATCGCGCTCGCCAACCGCATCGCGATGGCCCCCCTGACCCGCAACCGGTCTCCCCAGGCGATTCCCAAGGACATCACCGCCACCTACTACGCGCAGCGCGCCACGGCCGGCCTGCTGATCACCGAGGCCACCGCCATCAGCCACCAGGGCCAGGGCTATGCCGACGTGCCTGGCCTCTACGGCACCGAGCAGCTCGACGGCTGGAAGAAGGTCACCGCGGCGGTCCATGCACGCGGCGGCAAGATCGTGACGCAGCTCTGGCATGTGGGCCGCATCTCCCACAACGACCTGCAGCCGGACGGCCAGGCCCCGGTGGCGCCCTCGGCGATCACCGCCCAGTCCAAGACCTACCTGGTGGACCGCGCCACGGGTGAGGGCCGTTTCGTGCCCACGTCGGCCCCGCGCGCCCTGGCGCTCGAAGAGCTGCCCGGCATCGTCCACGACTACGCCGCCGCAGCGCGCAACGCCGTGCAGACGGCCGGCTTCGACGGCGTGGAGATCCACGGCGCCAACGGCTACCTGCTCGACCAGTTCCTCAAGACCGGTGCCAACCAGCGCACGGACGACTACGGGGGCAGCATCGAGAACCGCGCCCGCCTGCTGCTGGAGGCCACGCGCGCCACGGTGGACGCCATTGGCGGGGGCAAGGTGGGCATCCGCCTGTCGCCCGTGACACCGGCCAACGACATCGTGGACGCCGATCCGCAGCCGCTCTTCGACTACGTGATCCGCCAGCTCGCGCCGCTGGGCCTGGCCTACATCCACGTCATCGAAGGCGCCACCGGCGGCCCGCGCGACGTGGACGGCCGGCCCTTCGACTACGCGGCCCTCAAATCCGCCTACCGCGAGGCGGGCGGCCGGGGCGCCTGGATGGTGAACAACGGCTACGACGCAAAGCTGGCCGCCCAGGCCGTGGACAGCGGCGAGGCCGACATCGTGGCCTTCGGCCGCCCCTTCATCTCCAACCCCGACCTCGTCGAACGCCTGCGCAAGGACGCCCCGCTCAACCCCTGGGATTCCAAGACCTTCTACGGCGGCGGCGAAAAGGGCTACACCGACTACCCGACGCTGGGCGCCTGACCGCGCCGCCGTGGCCCCCCGGGCCACCGCCAGGCATGCACGAGGGGCCCTCCGAGGGCCCCTCGTGCCGTCCAAGCCACTAATTGGGATCTTTTTGCCCCCATGCCGGCGTCTTTACTGCATGATCAGCTATCAAAACCATAGTGAAGCCGAGCACCATGATCACCTGCACCCTGCGCTACGTCATCGATCCGTACAAGCTCGCTGAATTCGAGCACTACGGGCGGCTCTGGATCCCCCTGGTCGAGCGGTTCGGCGGCCGCCACCACGGCTACTTCCTGCCCTCCGAGGGCGCCAACAACATCGCGCTGGCGATGTTCACCTTCCCCTCGTTCGCGGCCTACGAGACCTATCGCCAGCAGTCGATGCAGGACGCCGAATGCCAGGCGGCCTTCCGCTATGCCGAGGAGACGCGCTGCATCCTGAGCTACGAGCGCAGCTTCTTCCGGCCGGTGTTCGGCGCGGCCCAGGACTGAAGCGATCGGCAGAGGCAACCGGTCCGGCCCCGTGGAAGTTTTCTTCATCGTCGCCCTGGGCGCGGCCGTGGCCGGCTTCGTCCAGGGCCTGTCCGGGTTCGCCTTCGGCATGGTCGCCATGTCGTTCTGGGCCTGGGTGCTGGAGCCCCGGCTCGCCGCCGCGCTGACGGTGTTCGGCGCGCTCGCCGGGCAGCTCGTGTCGGCGTTGTCGGTGCGGCGCGGCATGCGCCTGGGCCTGCTCTGGCCCTTCGTGCTCGGCGGGCTGGCGGGCATTCCGCTCGGCGTGGCCCTGCTCCCGCGGCTGGACGTGGACGCGTTCAAGGCCGTGCTCGGAACACTGCTGGTGCTCTGGTGCCCCGCGATGCTGCTGGCGCGGCACCTGCCGCGCATCACCGCGGGCGGCCGCTGGGCCGACGGCGCCGTGGGCCTGGCGGGCGGAGTCATGGGCGGCATCGGCGGCTTCACGGGTGTGCTGCCCACGCTGTGGTGCACGCTGCGCGGCTTCGAGAAGGACACCCAGCGCGCCGTGATCCAGAACTTCAACCTGTCCATGCTGCTGGTCACCATGGGCACCTACCTCGCGGGCGGCATCGTCACGCGAGACATGCTGCCGATGTTCGCCGTGGTGGCGCCGGCGATGCTCGTGCCCTCGCTGCTCGGTGCGCGCCTCTACATCGGCATCAGCGAGGCCCGCTTCCGCCAGGTGGTGCTGGGCCTGCTCACGGCCTCCGGGATCGCGCTGCTGGCGGCCTCGGTGCCGCGGCTCGCGGCGCGGCTGGGCTGACGCCGGCCGAGGCCCTAAGCAGCCGCGAACACCAGCCCCGCGCGCAGCCCCTGCCCGTCCGGCCCGGTGCCCAGCACCAGACGCGCACCCAGCAGTTCGGCATAGCGGGCGACGATGGCCAGGCCCAGCCCCGCGCCCTGGCCCAGGCGCTCGCCTTCGCGGCCCTGGGCCCAGCGCTGCAGCAGGTCGGTGCGCTGCGCCTGCGCGATGCCGGGGCCGTTGTCCACCACGGCCAGCACCACGCAGCCGCCCGGCACGCCCTCTGACGCGCCAGCCGCCTCGCGCACGATCTCCACGGTGATGCGGGGCGGCGGCCCGCCCTCCGCGGGGCGGCCGTAGCGCAGCGCGTTGTCGATCAGGTTGCCCAGCACGCCTTCGATGAGCAGCGGCTGGCCCTGCACCACCACGGGCTGCTCCAGCCCGCGCGCTCCCAGGTCCACGCCGGCCGCGTCGGCGCGCGGCAGGAAGCGCAGCACGGCCTCCTGCACCAGTTCATCCAGCGCCACGGGCTGGCGCGGCATGGCGCCGCGCACTTCGTCGGCCAGGGCCAGGGCGAGCAACTGGTCCACGAGGTGGCTGGCGCGCGCTTCGCTGTCGGCCACGCCGGCCAGCTGCTCGCGCCAGACGGCGGGGTCCTTGTGAGCCAGGCCATAGGCGGCCAGCGCACGGATGCCGGCGAGTGGCGTGCGCAGCTCGTGCGCGACATTGCCGGCGAATTCGCGCTGCGCGCGCACGCCCTGGGCCACGCGCCCCAGCAGGCCGTTCACCGCGGCTCCCAGTTGCTGCAGGTCGCGCGTGGAGGCTTCCACGGCCACCGGGTCCAGGTCGCGCGCGGCGCGCGCCGACAGCTCCGCCTGGAAGGCCGCCAGGGGCCGCAGGTCGTCCTGGATGGCGCGCCGCAGCCACAGCGCCAGCGCGGCCAGCAGCAGCACCTGCGAGACCACCGAGTAGAGCAGCACGCTGCGCAGCATGGCGCTGCGCGCATGCACGGTCTGCGCGGTCACCACCTCAAAGGGCTGGGGGTCGGTCACCAGCACGCGCACGGCCCGCAGCGCCCGCCCGCGGTGGCTGATGTCGGAGAAGCGGTAGGCATCGTCGCCCC
The DNA window shown above is from Acidovorax sp. NCPPB 4044 and carries:
- a CDS encoding sensor histidine kinase; this encodes MPALPAPSPPSLRARLLRHVLVPLALTWFAGTAISVLVANGFTQRAFDRALLDDAYAVAANVRLKEGTLDLALSSRELKSVLFDQVETVYFAVLRPDGTLLAGNASLPAPPPRGDDAYRFSDISHRGRALRAVRVLVTDPQPFEVVTAQTVHARSAMLRSVLLYSVVSQVLLLAALALWLRRAIQDDLRPLAAFQAELSARAARDLDPVAVEASTRDLQQLGAAVNGLLGRVAQGVRAQREFAGNVAHELRTPLAGIRALAAYGLAHKDPAVWREQLAGVADSEARASHLVDQLLALALADEVRGAMPRQPVALDELVQEAVLRFLPRADAAGVDLGARGLEQPVVVQGQPLLIEGVLGNLIDNALRYGRPAEGGPPPRITVEIVREAAGASEGVPGGCVVLAVVDNGPGIAQAQRTDLLQRWAQGREGERLGQGAGLGLAIVARYAELLGARLVLGTGPDGQGLRAGLVFAAA